The following are encoded in a window of Brettanomyces bruxellensis chromosome 9, complete sequence genomic DNA:
- the ALD4 gene encoding potassium-activated aldehyde dehydrogenase codes for MFRYTAAKAFSAASRAALKPTMASRFYSSSKLSKTITLPTGETYEQPTGLFINNEFVSGKQGKTFGVINPSTEEEICEVAEAMPEDVDSAVDAAENAFNSDWSFGDPANRGKVLYNLADLMEAHKKTLTSIESLDNGKTLANAAGDVGLVINYLRFCAGYADKLDGEVVDTGSGYLNLVKREPLGVCGQIIPWNFPLLMWSWKIGPALATGNTVVLKPAEATPLSALYSAKLAKEAGVPAGVLNIVSGFGKTTGEAIATHPRIRKVAFTGSTRTGKHIMTAAAQSNIKKVTLELGGKSANIVFNDCNVDKTIQNIITGIFFNSGEVCCAGSRIFIQSGIYDTIIEKLKTAVQAIKVGNPFDPAVFQGAQTSQMQLDKILGYVEKGKEEGAHLLTGGEREGNKGYFIKPTLFTEAKPGMAIYEEEIFGPFGVITKFDTPDEALALANNSEYGLAAGIHTENLNTAKYVSDRLRAGTVWINTYNDFHYAVPFGGYKQSGIGREMGKSSFDNYTQVKAIRTKIDETVGTKQ; via the coding sequence atgttcAGATACACTGCTGCAAAGGCATTCTCAGCTGCTTCCAGAGCAGCTCTCAAGCCAACTATGGCTTCGAGATTTTACTCTTCTTCTAAATTGTCCAAGACCATCACGTTGCCAACGGGTGAAACCTACGAGCAACCGACCGGATTGTTCATCAACAACGAATTTGTTTCTGGTAAGCAGGGCAAGACGTTTGGTGTTATCAACCCATCTACAGAGGAGGAAATATGTGAAGTTGCAGAGGCTATGCCCGAGGATGTGGATTCCGCTGTGGATGCCGCAGAGAACGCATTCAACTCAGACTGGTCTTTTGGCGATCCAGCCAATAGAGGTAAGGTTCTTTACAACTTGGCAGACTTGATGGAGGCTCACAAGAAGACTTTGACCTCTATAGAGTCTCTGGACAACGGTAAGACTTTGGCCAACGCTGCAGGTGATGTTGGTCTTGTTATCAACTACCTCAGATTTTGTGCTGGTTATGCCGACAAGTTAGATGGTGAGGTTGTTGACACAGGCTCGGGATACTTGAACCTTGTCAAAAGAGAACCTTTGGGTGTTTGTGGTCAAATCATTCCTTGGAATTTCCCACTTTTGATGTGGTCTTGGAAGATTGGCCCTGCTCTTGCCACAGGTAACACTGTTGTGCTTAAGCCAGCTGAGGCAACCCCATTGTCTGCCCTTTACTCGGCTAAGTTGGCCAAAGAGGCTGGTGTTCCAGCTGGTGTCTTGAATATTGTTTCTGGTTTCGGTAAGACTACCGGTGAGGCCATCGCAACCCACCCTAGAATCAGAAAAGTTGCATTCACCGGCTCCACCAGAACTGGTAAACATATCATGACAGCTGCTGCCCAGTCTAACATCAAGAAGGTCACTCTTGAGTTGGGTGGTAAGTCCGCCAACATCGTCTTCAACGACTGTAACGTCGACAAGACCATCCAGAACATTATCACAggtattttcttcaactccgGAGAGGTTTGCTGCGCCGGTTCCAGAATCTTCATCCAGTCTGGTATCTATGACACCATCATAGAGAAATTGAAGACCGCTGTTCAGGCTATCAAGGTCGGAAACCCATTCGACCCAGCAGTTTTCCAGGGTGCTCAAACATCGCAGATGCAGTTGGACAAGATTCTTGGCTACGTCGAGAAGGGTAAAGAGGAAGGTGCACATCTCCTTACTGGTGGTGAGAGAGAGGGTAACAAGGGTTACTTCATCAAGCCTACTTTGTTCACAGAGGCCAAGCCTGGTATGGCTATCTACGAGGAGGAGATCTTCGGACCATTCGGTGTGATCACCAAGTTTGACACTCCGGACGAAGCCCTTGCTCTTGCTAACAACTCCGAGTATGGTCTTGCAGCTGGTATCCACACAGAGAACCTTAACACAGCTAAATATGTCTCCGACAGACTAAGAGCCGGTACCGTGTGGATCAACACTTACAACGATTTCCACTATGCCGTTCCATTCGGTGGATACAAGCAGTCCGGTATTGGAAGAGAGATGGGTAAGTCCTCATTTGACAATTACACCCAGGTTAAGGCCATCAGAACAAAGATCGATGAGACCGTTGGCACTAAGCAGTAA
- the MYO2 gene encoding Myosin type-2 heavy chain 1: MASNFEPGTRCWIPDEAEGWLGVEVKEVTHENKKYQLHLITDDGSNEINLELPSLDDGTKNLPLPRNQVEAVEDLTELSHLNEPSVLNAIRTRYAQLNIYTYSGIVLIAINPFQRNDELYSQHRIQRYAFKRRGEEEPHLFAIAEEAYRCMINERQNQSIVVSGESGAGKTVSAKYIMRYFASVETDEKKHDMSDTEKRILATNPIMESFGNAKTTRNDNSSRFGKYLEILFDKDVVICGARIRTYLLERSRLVFQPKTERNYHIFYQIMAGLDADTKKEFGLSSIDDFHYLNQGGAPIIDGVDDSKEFEETCRALSLVGIDEVKQKDIFKILAGLLHIGNINIQKTRSSAILSSDDPNLQKASELLGLDAENFGRWIIKKQINTRSEKIISNLNYEQSVVARDSVSKFIYASLFDWLVQFINADLCSPELEDKIATFIGVLDIYGFEHFKKNSFEQFCINYANEKLQQEFTQHVFKLEQEEYVKEEIEWSFIEFSDNQPCINVIEGRLGVLDLLDEEARLPSGNDQQWIDKMYQSLLKKPTDDVFHKPRFSNDKFIISHYALDVTYDSEGFIEKNRDTVSDGQLETLKATKNELLADILSTLEKKTESLDKKPKRNRRMGAMRKPTLGNIFRSSLIDLMKTINSTNAHYIRCIKPNEAKKAWEFDPLMVLSQLRACGVLETIKISCAGFPSRSTYLDFLVNFAVLLPTEEREQFLRGEGTVEEAKAATRKLLSDKINDDHKYQIGKTKVFFKAGILGVLEKMRSHKIRDSAIIIQKNMRAHYIRKQYLEAISSLYSAQAAIRGYLARSRISRMLKTESAIKIQSLIRGSVVRSQFNKAIYSLVLLQAALHGAYVRNDILRSVRYHSAISIQSALRGFSARKRYQHVVHSAIVIECCGRRLLAKKKYNKLRAEAKSLNKMKEVQYGLENKVIELTQNLTNKVEENRKLMSQIEELQQVLATTRDQETELKQKQVKMSTEYNTEISGHQKKVAELNDQISQLKHEYEDAKVKVEEMTKAQSNLREELTKNVEDLKKAQDELDSSKKENETLHGSIERLQKDLDSLQKRLATAAVAGGAADAYVSSTSSSPVRRNVPRSPTTGNFEPRPASIFATASKEENSLEAINTELWTLLKDAKTLHKEVVEGLLKGLRLPAASVASELTRKEVLFPARIIIIIISDMWRLGLTHESETFLGEVLSVIQGIVGSLKDDDVIAHGSFWLTNVHELYSFVAYAQSTIIGNDAISKDMTDSEYDEYLKLVAVVKEDFESLSYNIYNMWMKKMLKGLEKKCISAVVLAQALPGFVAPESPSPLISKMFHNEPKYKMDDVLTFFNTVYWSLKAYFVEPQVINNVIIELLKFVDAVCFNDLIMRRNFLSWKRGLQLNYNVTRLEEWCKAHDIQDGSTYLAHLLQVSKLLQLRKNTPDDIEIIYEICYALRPVQIQKLISQYHVADYETPISPVVTKALADRVKKEGGSTDFFEPLNAEGHFEDPFRHIELRPFHRVEAYVPAWLNVPVIRRIVELVTKNATIQEALQKQQVLKQEEKEVEVLQRVREETESYVDGNGF, from the coding sequence ATGGCATCCAACTTCGAACCAGGAACTCGATGCTGGATTCCTGATGAGGCTGAAGGTTGGCTTGGAGTGGAAGTTAAAGAAGTTACCCATGAAAACAAGAAGTATCAACTTCATTTGATTACAGATGATGGTTCGAACGAAATTAATTTGGAGTTACCATCACTCGATGATGGCACTAAAAATCTTCCTTTACCAAGAAATCAAGTTGAAGCTGTTGAGGATCTTACAGAGCTCTCTCATTTGAATGAACCTTCGGTTCTTAATGCTATTCGAACACGTTATGCGCAGTTGAATATATACACATATTCCGGAATTGTTCTTATAGCTATCAATCCCTTCCAAAGGAACGATGAGCTCTACTCTCAACATAGAATACAGAGGTACGCGTTCAAGCGTCGCGGTGAAGAGGAGCCACATTTATTTGCAATTGCTGAAGAAGCTTATAGATGTATGATAAATGAACGTCAGAATCAGTCGATCGTCGTTTCCGGTGAATCTGGTGCCGGTAAGACTGTTTCGGCTAAATATATTATGAGATATTTTGCATCTGTTGAGacagatgaaaagaagcatgaCATGTCTGATACCGAAAAGCGTATTTTGGCCACGAATCCTATTATGGAGTCATTTGGTAACGCCAAAACCACACGAAATGATAATTCATCCCGATTTGGTAAATACTTGGAAATTCTTTTCGACAAAGATGTTGTGATTTGCGGTGCAAGAATTAGAACATATCTTTTGGAGAGATCTAGATTGGTGTTCCAGCCCAAAACCGAAAGGAACTACCACATTTTTTATCAGATAATGGCTGGACTCGATGCTGacacaaagaaagaatttgGTTTGTCTTCAATTGATGATTTTCATTACTTAAATCAAGGAGGTGCTCCGATCATCGACGGCGTTGATGACAGTAAAGAGTTTGAAGAAACTTGCCGAGCCCTATCATTGGTTGGCATCGATGAAGTTAAGCAGAAGGATATCTTTAAAATCCTTGCCGGTTTGCTGCACATCGGTAACATTAATATTCAGAAGACTAGATCGAGCGCAATCCTCTCTTCTGATGATCCAAACTTGCAAAAAGCAAGTGAATTATTGGGATTGGATGCGGAGAATTTTGGTCGTTGGATCATCAAGAAGCAAATCAATACGCGTTCCGAGAAGATCATCTCAAACTTGAACTATGAACAGTCTGTTGTTGCCAGAGATTCTGTTTCCAAGTTTATATATGCGTCATTATTTGACTGGCTCGTTCAATTTATTAATGCTGATCTATGTTCGCCTGAGCTAGAGGACAAGATTGCAACATTTATCGGTGTGTTGGATATTTACGGTTTCGagcatttcaaaaagaactCGTTTGAACAATTCTGTATCAATTATGCCAACGAAAAGTTACAACAGGAGTTCACACAGCACGTGTTTAAGCTTGAGCAGGAGGAGTACGTTAAAGAGGAGATTGAATGGTCGTTCATAGAGTTTTCGGATAACCAGCCATGTATCAATGTGATTGAGGGCAGACTTGGTGTTTTGGATCTTTTGGATGAGGAAGCTCGTCTGCCTTCTGGTAATGATCAGCAGTGGATTGATAAGATGTATCAGTCGTTACTTAAGAAACCCACGGACGATGTTTTCCACAAGCCACGTTTCAGTAATGACAAGTTTATTATTTCTCACTATGCTTTGGATGTGACTTATGATTCGGAAGGTTTTATCgagaaaaatagagataCTGTGTCTGACGGGCAACTGGAGACATTGAAGGCCACTAAAAATGAGTTACTGGCCGATATCCTATCTActcttgaaaagaagaccGAGAGCTTAGATAAGAAGCCAAAACGGAATAGAAGAATGGGAGCAATGAGGAAGCCAACGCTTGGAAATATCTTCCGTTCATCTTTGATCGATCTTATGAAGACAATCAATTCCACCAATGCGCACTATATCAGATGTATAAAACCAAACGAGGCGAAAAAGGCCTGGGAGTTTGATCCACTGATGGTTCTTTCCCAGTTAAGGGCATGCGGTGTTTTGGAGACCattaaaatttcttgtGCGGGATTCCCTTCGAGATCCACATATCTGGACTTCTTGGTGAACTTTGCAGTTCTCCTTCCtacagaagaaagagagcaGTTTTTGAGGGGTGAGGGAACTGTCGAGGAAGCGAAGGCAGCAACCAGAAAGTTGCTGAGTGACAAGATTAATGACGATCACAAGTACCAGATCGGTAAGACCAAGGTGTTCTTTAAGGCAGGAATACTTGGTGTGCTGGAAAAGATGAGGTCGCACAAGATCAGAGACTCTGCTATAATAATACAAAAGAATATGCGTGCTCACTATATCCGCAAGCAGTATTTGGAGGCTATTAGTTCGTTATACTCGGCCCAGGCTGCTATTAGGGGATATTTGGCAAGATCTAGAATTAGCAGGATGTTAAAGACCGAGTCTGCAATCAAGATCCAATCGTTGATTAGAGGAAGTGTTGTGAGATCCCAGTTCAACAAGGCAATATACTCCTTGGTCTTGCTTCAGGCTGCACTTCACGGTGCATATGTAAGGAACGACATTCTCAGAAGCGTGAGATACCATTCAGCAATCTCCATTCAGTCTGCACTTCGTGGATTTTCTGCCAGAAAAAGATATCAGCACGTTGTCCATTCGGCCATTGTCATTGAATGTTGTGGCCGGAGATTGTTGGCTAAGAAGAAGTACAATAAGCTCCGTGCTGAAGCAAAGTCTTTGAACAAGATGAAGGAGGTTCAGTATGGCTTGGAGAACAAGGTGATTGAGTTGACGCAGAACCTCACAAATAAGGTCGAAGAGAACAGGAAGTTGATGTCTCAGATCGAGGAGTTGCAGCAAGTCCTAGCCACGACTAGAGACCAAGAGACAGAGttgaagcagaagcagGTTAAGATGTCCACTGAGTACAACACAGAGATCTCGGGTCACCAGAAGAAGGTTGCGGAATTGAATGACCAGATCTCGCAGTTGAAGCATGAGTACGAGGATGCCAAGGTGAAGGTGGAGGAAATGACTAAGGCACAGTCTAATTTGAGAGAAGAGCTCACGAAGAATGTCGAGGACTTGAAGAAGGCACAGGATGAACTTGATTCGAGCAAAAAGGAGAATGAAACTCTTCACGGATCTATCGAAAGGCTTCAAAAGGACCTCGACAGCTTACAGAAGAGACTTGCCACCGCTGCAGTTGCTGGTGGTGCTGCTGATGCATACGTGTCTTCCACAAGTTCGTCACCTGTGCGTAGAAATGTTCCTAGATCACCAACAACAGGAAACTTTGAGCCACGCCCAGCTTCCATATTTGCAACTGCAAGTAAGGAAGAAAACAGTTTGGAGGCCATCAATACGGAGCTTTGGACTTTACTTAAGGATGCCAAGACTCTTCATAAGGAAGTTGTTGAAGGCTTGCTAAAGGGACTTCGCTTGCCAGCAGCTTCTGTTGCTTCTGAGCTAACGAGGAAGGAGGTTTTGTTCCCTGCCAGAATCATAATCATTATCATTAGCGATATGTGGCGTTTAGGTCTGACACACGAGTCTGAGACATTTCTCGGCGAGGTTTTGTCTGTCATTCAGGGAATTGTTGGCTCTCTTAAAGATGACGATGTTATCGCCCATGGCTCGTTCTGGTTAACAAATGTCCATGAGCTTTACTCATTTGTTGCATATGCTCAATCTACTATTATCGGAAACGATGCCATCTCCAAGGACATGACGGACTCAGAATACGATGAGTACCTCAAGTTGGTTGCAGTGGTCAAGGAGGACTTCGAGTCTCTTTCCTACAACATCTATAACAtgtggatgaagaagatgctcAAGGGTCTAGAGAAAAAATGTATATCAGCAGTTGTCTTGGCCCAGGCGTTGCCAGGATTTGTTGCACCTGAGTCTCCATCACCTCTCATTTCCAAGATGTTCCATAATGAGCCTAAGTACAAGATGGATGACGTGCTTACGTTTTTCAATACCGTGTACTGGTCTCTGAAGGCATACTTTGTTGAGCCTCAGGTTATTAATAACGTCATCATAGAACTTCTTAAGTTTGTGGATGCCGTCTGCTTCAATGATTTGATTATGAGAAGAAACTTCCTCTCGTGGAAGAGAGGCCTCCAGTTGAACTATAATGTTACCAGACTGGAAGAATGGTGCAAAGCGCATGATATCCAAGATGGTTCTACATACCTGGCGCATTTATTGCAGGTTTCCAAGTTGCTACAGCTTAGAAAGAATACCCCAGATGACATTGAAATCATCTATGAGATATGTTACGCTTTGAGACCGGTCCAAATTCAGAAGTTGATATCCCAGTATCATGTTGCAGATTACGAGACCCCAATATCGCCTGTTGTGACAAAGGCTTTGGCTGATCGTGTCAAGAAGGAAGGTGGATCAACTGATTTCTTTGAGCCATTGAATGCGGAGGGTCATTTCGAAGATCCATTCCGTCATATTGAGCTTAGACCTTTCCACCGTGTCGAGGCATATGTTCCAGCATGGTTGAATGTTCCAGTTATCAGAAGAATAGTCGAGTTGGTTACAAAGAACGCTACTATTCAGGAAGCCCTACAAAAGCAACAGGTGCTTAAgcaagaagagaaggaggTGGAAGTTTTACAAAGAGTTAGAGAGGAAACTGAGAGCTACGTGGATGGAAATGGGTTTTAA
- the DIB1 gene encoding U4/U6-U5 snRNP complex subunit dib1 (BUSCO:EOG0926506U) has translation MSAFLPHLRTGWHVDQAILSEDDRLVVIRFGRDSDPACMLMDELLFKISGPVSQFAVIYLCDIDKVPDFNEMYELYDPMTVMFFYRNKHMMCDFGTGNNNKLNFVVSSKQELIDIIETIYRGAIKGKGLVVSPRDYGKVRKS, from the coding sequence ATGTCCGCATTTCTTCCACATCTTAGAACCGGTTGGCATGTTGATCAAGCCATTCTATCAGAGGATGATCGATTGGTGGTGATCCGTTTTGGGCGTGATTCAGATCCAGCTTGCATGCTAATGGATGAActattattcaaaatatctGGTCCTGTGTCGCAGTTTGCTGTTATTTATCTCTGTGATATTGACAAGGTTCCCGACTTCAATGAGATGTATGAGTTATACGATCCGATGACAGTTATGTTCTTTTACCGTAACAAGCATATGATGTGTGACTTTGGTACCGGAAATAACAATAAGCTGAATTTTGTGGTATCTTCAAAGCAAGAGCTCATCGATATCATAGAAACTATTTATCGAGGCGCAATCAAGGGCAAAGGTCTTGTGGTATCTCCAAGGGATTATGGTAAGGTAAGAAAGTCGTAA
- a CDS encoding uncharacterized protein (BUSCO:EOG09264J8E), whose protein sequence is MTKSSGQMPSSLEDDPLDGMTPFQKVLYRSKQQPLVPLGCLGTTIAVILAAKGVRTGDSRSAQKWFRWRVGLQGLTLVALLFGSYYYADNYKKQTKTQEELNIEKAKMREKLWVEELERRDAEIKDRQRRAALARKHRVEEEK, encoded by the exons ATGACAAAGTCCAGTGGTCAAATGCCATCCTCACTGGAGGATGATCCATTAGACGG TATGACACcatttcaaaaagttttatACAGATCAAAGCAGCAACCATTGGTTCCATTAGGATGTCTTGGTACCACAATTGCCGTTATATTAGCGGCCAAAGGAGTGAGAACTGGTGATTCCAGAAGTGCACAGAAATGGTTCAGATGGAGAGTTGGTTTGCAGGGGTTGACACTTGTGGCCTTATTGTTTGGATCATATTATTACGCAGATAATTACAAAAAGCAAACGAAGACCCAAGAAGAATTGAACATCGAAAAGGCTAAAATGAGGGAAAAACTTTGGGTGGAAGAGTTGGAAAGAAGGGATGCGGAGATTAAAGATAGGCAGAGACGGGCAGCACTGGCAAGAAAACACAGAgttgaagaggagaaatAG
- a CDS encoding uncharacterized protein (SECRETED:SignalP(1-16)), which translates to MIFLSFVLAFVTAVLAKNDNITYHPGTVVVNHTTTFTAPFPAQTSGLNKVWYEENAIHSPKVFIINMFTLEREPFLETYNFTHNITVPGLSTIYPTVKCTEDYDMCQVTTGEGEINAAVTISSLTMNPLFDLSQTFFIIAGIAGCSPRVATLADATFSRYIIQILEYEVDAREMPENWTTGYFPFGTDNYTEYPENIYGTEIFELNAALRNRAVELAAKVHLDNGTKANEAFRETYDYAPANSTPRVVKCDSLTSDTYWFGEDLDESFANYTKLITNGTAEYCATQQEDSATMEAMVRAARFGLVDFSRIVVLRTCSDFTYSDDYTGRNTTYFFDDVYQGGISASLTNLVVASRPLIKDILRNFEVYNNGTYAPDNYIGDYFNSLDFDLGIRTWGSSEWGTA; encoded by the coding sequence ATGAtatttctctcttttgTTCTGGCTTTCGTTACTGCCGTTCTCGctaaaaatgataatatcaCCTACCATCCGGGTACAGTTGTTGTGAACCACACAACAACTTTTACGGCCCCTTTTCCGGCACAGACATCTGGCCTTAACAAGGTTTGGTATGAGGAAAATGCCATTCACAGTCCTAAGGTGTTTATCATTAACATGTTCACTCTTGAAAGAGAGCCATTTTTAGAGACTTACAATTTTACTCATAACATAACTGTTCCTGGCCTTTCTACCATTTATCCAACTGTTAAATGTACCGAGGATTATGATATGTGTCAAGTCACTACGGGTGAGGGTGAAATTAATGCTGCAGTCACTATTTCATCCTTGACCATGAACCCTCTTTTCGACCTTTCACAAACATTCTTTATTATCGCAGGAATTGCTGGTTGCTCCCCAAGAGTTGCTACTTTAGCAGATGCAACTTTTTCGAGATATATTATTCAGATTTTGGAATACGAAGTTGATGCAAGGGAAATGCCTGAAAACTGGACCACAGGCTACTTCCCATTCGGCACTGACAACTATACCGAATACCCTGAGAATATTTATGGAACTGAAATCTTTGAATTGAATGCAGCTCTAAGAAATAGAGCTGTTGAGTTGGCCGCAAAAGTCCATTTAGACAACGGAACTAAGGCAAACGAGGCTTTCAGAGAGACTTATGATTATGCTCCGGCTAATTCGACCCCTCGGGTCGTGAAATGCGACTCCTTGACTTCGGATACTTACTGGTTTGGAGAGGATCTTGATGAGTCTTTTGCAAACTATACCAAACTTATAACAAATGGTACTGCCGAATATTGTGCCACTCAGCAGGAGGATAGCGCCACAATGGAGGCAATGGTTCGGGCCGCAAGATTTGGTTTGGTTGATTTCAGCAGGATTGTCGTTTTGAGAACCTGCTCTGATTTCACTTATTCCGATGATTACACTGGAAGAAACACCacttatttctttgatgatGTGTACCAAGGCGGAATTTCTGCCTCATTGACAAATCTTGTTGTCGCATCTAGACCTTTGATTAAGGATATCCTAAGGAACTTCGAAGTGTACAACAATGGGACTTATGCACCAGATAACTACATTGGTGATTACTTTAACTCTTTGGACTTTGATCTTGGTATCAGAACATGGGGAAGTAGCGAGTGGGGAACTGCTTAA
- the RPS12 gene encoding 40S ribosomal protein S12 (BUSCO:EOG09265CN0), producing the protein MSEETAPEAPVEEEVVVEEEETSSVSIEDCLKTVLRTALVNDGLARGLREATKALSRGEAQLCVLCDAVTEQNIIKLVEALCNAPDEKIPLIKVSDAKQLGEWAGLCTLDREGNARKVVGCSCVVIKNWGADTEERNVLLEHFAQE; encoded by the coding sequence ATGTCTGAAGAAACTGCCCCAGAAGCTCCAGTTGAAGAGGAAGTTGTTGttgaggaggaggagacCTCGTCGGTGTCCATTGAGGACTGCTTGAAGACTGTTTTGAGAACCGCTTTGGTTAACGATGGTCTTGCCAGAGGTTTGAGAGAGGCTACCAAGGCTTTGTCTCGTGGTGAAGCTCAGTTGTGTGTCTTGTGTGACGCTGTTACTGAGCAGAACATCATCAAGTTGGTCGAGGCTTTGTGTAACGCTCCAGACGAAAAGATTCCTTTGATTAAGGTTTCTGACGCCAAGCAGCTCGGTGAGTGGGCTGGTTTGTGCACCTTGGACAGAGAGGGTAACGCCAGAAAGGTTGTTGGCTGCTCTTGTGTTGTCATCAAGAACTGGGGTGCCGACACTGAGGAGAGAAACGTCTTGTTGGAGCACTTTGCCCAGGAGTAA
- a CDS encoding uncharacterized protein (BUSCO:EOG092648O6), with protein MTELIRDNNRFAFVASTTNILLIYQLINSISAFGDDCFLNINKGSLCFSISANNTCKVILTLDRRLFSYYEFHPDKNISHNFAAEGHNRTNNTNIGDSDSLESETEVDEDDIVEDGEIQQNITININLLSLLETINIHIPNEREQTDTKTKCTLGYQFEGAPFILTFEDDLIVERCELMTYFVDPETRSMLRPKDRHRRNNRQKSKRSNDQSMNSNSNDDEDDILDNYDQMIDDNTIFQLDADRVIFESVMKSAIFYDALKDMKDLNTDEFVLYCSTKEKSNSDSNLAGKMTRSSKRLIFISKSDDTSIGYSKLIVPDEKPFLRELEVFKPSSDNIREPDEADFIMVPCSASVSSFYHFEYFAKIIKAIKLSKLIKIRKDMNGITSFLILVGSGSLTRNTSYKDKHEFRNHNMGEGTNVAATNTQLFYGTSIEFITLESIPLEDRILSEELDEETLSKERSSEDMKYGYDNLAIEKMIHNEETIKTIEITGDGQLLTIDDFFTSQIPENHQKVNKGGSQHTQLKITEELTRSVLGLGNGPTNDIPISRKRIADDEDQADNDMNDTDSRSEEDNGTGEDHDDVNRDNDSKKRRDESDKGKRKRKKGRNKRIETVGGAIEIPLFI; from the coding sequence ATGACGGAGTTGATTAGAGACAATAATCGCTTTGCGTTTGTGGCGTCTACTACAAATATACTATTGATTTACCAGTTAATCAATTCCATATCCGCGTTTGGCGATGATTGCTTTTTAAATATCAATAAAGGGAGTTTATGCTTTAGTATATCTGCAAATAATACCTGCAAGGTTATTCTTACGTTAGATCGAAGGTTGTTTTCATACTACGAGTTTCATCCCGATAAGAATATTTCTCATAATTTTGCGGCCGAAGGCCACAACCGCACCAATAACACTAATATAGGAGATTCAGATTCACTTGAGAGCGAAACGGAGGTTGACGAAGACGATATAGTGGAGGATGGCGAAATTCAGCAAAACATAACAATCAACATAAATCTCCTATCACTTCTTGAAACAATTAATATTCATATTCCAAACGAAAGGGAACAGACAGATACAAAGACCAAATGTACTTTAGGCTATCAATTTGAGGGAGCACCATTTATTTTGACGTTTGAGGATGATCTCATTGTAGAGAGATGTGAGctaatgacatattttGTTGATCCTGAAACGCGATCCATGCTTCGTCCAAAAGACAGGCATAGACGGAATAACCGGCAGAAAAGCAAGAGATCAAATGATCAGAGCATGAATTCTAATAGCAATGACGATGAGGATGACATTTTAGATAACTATGATCAAATGATAGATGATAATACAATTTTTCAGTTAGATGCAGATCGTGTAATATTTGAATCCGTCATGAAATCCGCAATATTTTACGATGCTTTGAAAGATATGAAAGATTTGAATACAGATGAATTTGTTCTTTACTGTTCTACCAAAGAGAAATCAAATTCTGATTCAAATCTAGCCGGCAAGATGACACGGTCCTCAAAAAGACTTATATTTATCTCAAAATCCGATGATACCTCTATAGGATATTCCAAGTTGATTGTACCGGACGAGAAACCATTCTTAAGGGAATTGGAGGTTTTCAAACCTTCTTCCGATAATATCAGAGAACCAGATGAGGCAGACTTTATAATGGTACCATGTTCTGCAAGCGTGTCATCATTCTATCATTTCGAGTACTTTGCTAAGATCATCAAAGCAATTAAGCTCTCgaaattaataaaaatacgTAAAGATATGAACGGAATTACATCATTTTTGATTCTTGTTGGCTCTGGAAGCTTGACACGAAACACAAGCTATAAAGATAAACATGAGTTCCGCAATCATAATATGGGTGAAGGGACAAATGTTGCTGCAACTAACACACAATTATTTTACGGAACAAGTATTGAGTTCATTACCCTAGAATCTATCCCTCTAGAAGATCGTATTTTATCAGAGGAGCTTGATGAAGAGACATTGAGTAAGGAGCGCAGTAGTGAGGATATGAAATACGGCTACGATAATCTGGCTatagaaaaaatgataCACAACGAGGAAACTATCAAGACGATAGAGATTACTGGTGATGGACAATTGTTGACAATAGATGATTTCTTTACATCGCAGATCCCAGAAAATCACCAAAAGGTCAATAAAGGTGGATCCCAGCATACACAACTCAAAATCACGGAAGAACTTACCCGATCAGTTTTGGGCTTAGGAAACGGGCCTACAAATGATATCCCAATAAGTCGGAAGAGAATTGCTGACGATGAAGATCAGGCGGACAATGATATGAATGACACAGATAGCAGGTCTGAGGAAGACAATGGAACGGGGGAAGATCATGATGATGTTAATAGAGATAACGActcaaagaaaaggagagatGAGTCCGATAAAGgcaaaaggaaaaggaagaaaggaAGGAATAAACGTATCGAGACTGTCGGTGGGGCTATTGAGATACCGTTATTTATCTAA